The proteins below are encoded in one region of Campylobacter sp. CNRCH_2014_0184h:
- a CDS encoding class I SAM-dependent methyltransferase: MNLWNKKAKSYARYNPNLNEIQKATFAKLGSLQGKSVVDIGCGSGVWTLHLAQKAKSILGVDSSSAMLEILQEDAKTHAISNVKTLNLDFENFYKNNNTKFDLAFLSMSPALQNEKDYKAFLSLASKKVYLGWASRRKSSFLDPIFEHFNTHFKGFYESDLQSFLNAQNIPYESEVFNETRVVKRDKESAIENALWHLSMNGVNANKQELESFVKDEVEELIEAKIKLLIID, translated from the coding sequence ATGAATTTATGGAATAAAAAAGCAAAAAGCTATGCAAGGTATAATCCTAATTTAAACGAAATTCAAAAAGCTACTTTTGCAAAACTTGGGTCTTTGCAAGGCAAAAGCGTAGTAGATATAGGCTGTGGGAGTGGTGTTTGGACTTTGCATTTAGCACAAAAAGCAAAAAGTATTTTGGGTGTAGATAGCTCTAGTGCTATGCTTGAAATTTTACAAGAAGATGCAAAAACTCATGCTATATCAAATGTAAAAACTTTAAATTTGGATTTTGAAAACTTTTATAAAAACAATAACACGAAATTTGACTTAGCCTTTTTAAGTATGTCTCCTGCTTTGCAAAATGAAAAAGACTATAAAGCTTTTTTAAGCTTAGCTTCTAAAAAGGTGTATTTAGGCTGGGCAAGTAGGCGCAAAAGTAGCTTTTTAGATCCTATATTTGAGCATTTTAACACGCATTTTAAAGGTTTTTATGAAAGTGACTTACAAAGTTTTTTAAATGCGCAAAATATCCCTTATGAAAGTGAAGTTTTTAACGAAACTAGAGTAGTAAAAAGAGATAAAGAAAGTGCGATAGAAAATGCCTTGTGGCATTTGAGTATGAATGGTGTTAATGCAAATAAACAAGAGCTAGAAAGCTTTGTAAAAGATGAGGTAGAAGAGCTTATAGAAGCTAAGATAAAACTTTTAATTATTGATTAA